The sequence CCCCTTCTTGGTGGCGGCGTGCGGATCGGCCTTGCCGGCGGTGGCGGCCGAGTTGTTGTCGCTGCTGTCGTTCTTGACGTCGTTCTTGGTGGTGCCGCCGCAGGCGGTGAGGGCGAGCGCGAGGGAGGTGCCGGCGGCGAGGGCGGCACAGGCACGGCGGAGGGATGGCTTGCGCATGGCGGAGGGTCCTTTGCGAAGGAGGTGACGGGCTACGAGGCCGGAGCCGAGGCAGGCGTTCGACGGAGAGCACCAGTTGCGTGCCGGCTCGGGGTGACGGGCTACGAGGCCGGAGCCGAGGCGGCGGTGCGGCGCGCCCTCACGGCGGAGATCTGACGTGCGACCCGGGGGCCGAGCACGGAGACGACCAGCAGCACACCGGTGACGACGATCTGGGACTGCGCGGAGACGTTCAGCAGACTCATCACGTTCTGCAGCGCACCCAGCAGGAACACCCCGGCGATCGCACCGCCCAGTGTCCCCTTGCCGCCGTCGAAGTCGATCCCGCCGAGCAGCACGGCGGCCACGACGGAGAGTTCGAGTCCGGTGGCGTTGTCGTACCGGGCGCTGGCGTAGTGCAGCGCCCAGAAGACACCGGTGAGCGCCGACATGAACCCGGTGACGACGAACAGGATCAGCTTGGTCCGCTTCACCCGGATCCCGGCGAAGCGCGCCGCTTCCTCGTTCGCGCCGACGGCGAACAGCGACCGGCCGAACGGGGTGGCGTGCAGGACGACCACGGCGACGGCGAACAGCACCAGGAAGGGCCAGAACGCCTGCGGCAGGAAGGTGTTGCCGAGCCGGCCGGAGGCGAAGTCCAGGTACTGGGAGGGGAAGTCGGTGACCGCGTCGGAGCCGAGCACGATCTGGGCGACGCCCCGGTAGGCGGCGAGGGTGCCGATGGTGACGGCGAGGGACGGCAGGCCGAGCCGGGTGACGAGCAGGCCGTTGACCAGCCCGCACACCACGCCGAGCAGCAGGCACAGCGGGATGATCGTCTCGATGGCCATGCCCTCGTTCCAGAGCTTGCCCATCACCGCCCCGGACAGCCCGGCCGTGGACGCCACCGACAGGTCGATCTCGCCGCAGACCACGAGCAGGGTCATCGGCAGCGCGATCAGCGCGATCGGCAGGGTGTTGCCGATCAGGAACGACAGGTTCAGCGCGTTTGCGAAACCGTCCACGCAGCCGGACGACAGCAGCAACAGGACGACGAGCAGTGCGCCGACGACCGTGTCCCAGCGGACGGCGCGGGTCAGTGACTCAGGCACCGGCGTTCTCCTTCGGCAGGGCGGTCTTGTGCCGGTCCGGCTTCTTCTTCAGGGCGGCGGCCACGCGTACCGCGACGATCCGGTCGACGGCGATCGCGAGGAGCAGCAGGACGCCGTTGATGGCGAGCACCCACACGGAGCTGACGCCGAGCGCGGGCAGCACGCTGTTGACGGAGGTGAGCAGGAGGGCGCCGAGGGCCGCGCCGTAGACGCTGCCCGAGCCGCCGGTGAAGACGACACCGCCGACCACGACCGCGCTGACGACGGTGAGTTCGTAGCCGTTTCCGGTGCCGGAGTCGACGTTGCCGAACCGGGCCAGGTACATGGCCCCGGCGAGTCCGGCGAGCGCACCGCAGAAGGTGTAGGCGGCCAGGATCCGCCTGCGCACCGGGATGCCGGCCAGCCGGGCGGCCTCGGGGTTGGAGCCGAGGGCGTACAACTCCCGTCCGCCGCCGAAGTGTTTGAGGTAGTAGGCGGTGGCGACGAGGACCACGAGGGCGATGACGGCGAGCCAGGGGATCGCCAGGACGCCGCCGGAGCCGAAGTCGACGAATCCGCCGGGCAGGCCGGCCGCCGTGATCTGGCGGGAGCCGACCCAGATGGAGTCGACGCCGCGGATGATGTACAGGGTGCCGAGCGTGACGACCAGTGCGGGCACCTGGCCGAGGCTGACCAGCAGCCCGTTGAGCAGCCCGAGGCCGATGCCGAGCAGCACCGCGAGGAGGATCGCGACGACGGCGTTCCCGCCGCCCTGGAGGTAGGTGCCGGCGGCGAAGGCGGTGATGCCCAGGGTGGAGCCGACGGACAGATCGACGTTTCGGGTGATGACGACGAGGGACTGGCCGGTGGCGACCAGCACCAGGATCGTGGCGTTCAGCAGCAGGTCCTTGATGCCCTGCTGGGACAGGAACTGGCTGTTGCCGGCCTGGGTGAGCGCGATCATCACCAGGAAGACGACGAGGATGGCGAGTTCGCGCATCCTGAAGACGCGGTCGACCAGCCTGGTCCCGCCGGACCGGCGGTCCTCGGCGACGGGGGTCCGGTCAGGAGTGGTGACCGTCATGCGGCCCTCCCGGTGGCTGCGGCCATCACGGTCTCCTCGGTGGCTTCGGCGCGGGGGATCTCGGCGGTGATCCGGCCCTCGTGCATCACCAGCACCCGGTCGGCCATGCCGAGGATCTCGGGCAGGTCCGAGGAGATCATCAGCACCGCCACCCCGTCGGCGGCGAGCTGGGACAGCAGCCGGTGCACCTCCGCCTTGGTGCCGACGTCGATCCCGCGCGTCGGCTCGTCCACGATGAGCACCTTCGGGCCGGTGGACAGCCATTTGGCGAGGACGACCTTCTGCTGGTTGCCGCCCGAGAGGGTGGCGACGGCGTCGGCGATCCGGGCGTACTTCACCTGGAGCTTCACCGCCCAGTCCAGGGACCGGCTGCGTTCGGCGCCCCGGTCCACCAGCCCGGCCTTCACGGTCGTACGCAGCCCGGTCAGGGCGATGTTCCGCTCGATGGACATGTCCATCACCAGGCCTTGGGCGCGGCGGTCCTCGGGGACGAGGGCCAGGCCCGCGGCCATCGCCGTGGAGGGCGCGCCGCCGGTGAGCCGGCACCCGTCGATCTCGACCTCGCCCGCGTCCCACCGGTCGACGCCGAACACGGCGCGGGCCACCTCGCTGCGGCCGGCGCCCACCAGCCCGGCAAGACCGACGATCTCACCGCGCCGCACCTCGAAGGAGACGTCGGTGAAGACGCCCTCGCGGGTCAGCCTCCGTACGCTGAGCGCGACTTGGCCGGGCCTCACCTCCTGCTTGGGGTACAGCTCGTCCAGGTCGCGGCCGACCATCCGGCGGACCAGGTCGTCCTCGGTCATGCCCTCGAGGAGCTCGCCGGCGATCCGGGCGCCGTCCCGCAGGGTGGTCACCCGGTGGCAGATCCGGAAGATCTCCTCCAGGCGGTGGGAGATGAACAGCACGGCGGCGCCCTGCTCGCTCAGGGTGCGCACGACCCCGAAGAGCCGGGCGACCTCGCTGCCGGTCAGGGCGGCCGTCGGCTCGTCCATGATCAGGACCCGGGCGTCGAAGGAGAGGGCCTTGGCGATCTCCACGATCTGCTGGTCGGCGATCGACAGCCCCCGGGCGGGCCGGGCGGGGTCGAGGTCGACGCCGAGCCGTTTCATCAGGGCGACCGTGGCCGCGCGGGTGGCCTTGTGGTCGATGCGGCCGAGGGCCCGCCGGGGCTGGCGGCCCATGTAGATGTTCTCGGCGATGGACAGGTCGGGAAAGAGCGTGGGCTCCTGGTAGATGACGGCGATCCCGGCGTCGCGGGCGTCGCCGGGGCCGTGGAAGACGACGGGCCCGCCGTCGAGCAGTACCTGGCCGGTGTCCGGCCGGTGCACCCCGGCGAGGGTCTTGATCAGCGTCGACTTGCCCGCGCCGTTCTCGCCGGCAAGGGCATGCACCTCGCCGGGCAGCAGCTCCAGGGAGACGTCCCTGAGAGCGCGTACGGCACCGAAGGACTTGGAGACGCCCTTCAGCGCCAGCACCGGCGCCTGTCCCGTGTCGGGCGGGTGGGTCATGTCAGGCTCCTCGACGACACCGGCGGAACGGCCGCGAGGCCGCCACGGCGCCGTGAAAGGTTTCAACTGGATTGCCGGGACCGTAGACACCGCAGCCATGGCACGTCAATGGGTCCGTATCGAAAAAGTTTCGATAGCTCAAGGTCACAGCGGGATCACGGAAAGCCGGGTCGGTCGGAGTGGTTGACACCCCCGCGAAGGGCCCTTAGCTTGCGGTTCCTGAATCGTTTCACATCGTTTCTCGTCGTTTCACATCGGTTCTCGTCGTATCCCATGCATCGCCGTTCCGCCGTTCCGGCCGACACACCACCAGGAGCCCTGCAGTGACCGACCTCGCCGCGGTGAAGGCCGCGCTCAAGACCCAGGCCGTCGAGACGCCGTCGTGGGCGTACGGGAACTCGGGCACCCGCTTCAAGGTGTTCGCCCAGGCCGGCGTGCCCCGCGATCCGTGGGAGAAGCTCCAGGACGCGGCGAAGGTGCACGAGTTCACCGGTGTCGCCCCGACCGTCGCCCTGCACATTCCCTGGGACAGCGTCGAGGGCCCCGACGGATACGCGGAGCTGGCGAAGTACGCCGAGGAGCGCGGGCTGCGGCTGGGCGCGATCAACTCCAACACCTTCCAGGACGACGCCTACAAGCTGGGCAGCATCTGTCATCCGGACGCGGCCGTGCGGCGCAAGGCGGTCGGGCATCTGCTGGAGTGCGTCGACATCATGGACGCGACCGGGTCCCGGGACCTGAAGCTGTGGTTCGCCGACGGCACCAACTATCCCGGGCAGGACGACATCCGCGCCCGGCAGGACCGGCTCGCCGAGGGGCTGGCCGAGGTGTACGAGCGGCTCGGCGAGGGACATCGGATGCTGCTGGAGTACAAGCTCTTCGAGCCGTCGTTCTACACGACCGACGTGCCGGACTGGGGAACCGCCTACGCGCACTGTCTCAAGCTCGGCGACAAGGCCCGGGTGGTCGTCGACACCGGGCACCACGCTCCGGGGACCAACATCGAGTTCATCGTGGCGACGCTGCTGCGGGAGGGGAAGCTCGGCGGGTTCGACTTCAACTCCCGGTTCTACGCCGACGACGATCTGATGGTGGGGGCGGCCGATCCGTTCCAGCTGTTCCGGATCATGTGCGAGGTGCTGCGCGGGGGCGGGTTCCCGGCCGACGTCGCGTTCATGCTCGATCAGTGTCACAACATCGAGGCGAAGATTCCGGCGATCATCCGCTCGGTGATGAATGTCCAGGAGGCCACGGGCAAGGCACTGCTCGTCGACTGGCCGGCGTTGGCCGAGGCGCAGGCTGCGGGGGATGTGCTGGGCGCGAATGCCGTGTTGATGGACGCGTACGGCACGGATGTGCGGCCGTTGCTGCGTGAGGTGCGGGAGGAGATGGGGCTGGACCCGGATCCGCTTGCCGCGTACGCCCGGTCCGGGTGGGCCGAGAGGATCGTCGCCGAGCGCGTCGGGGGGCAGCAGGCCGGCTGGGGGGCGTGATGCGTCCTTCTGGTGAGCGCCGTTGCGGAGTGCGGGTTCGTCGTGGTTTCCCGCGCAGCTCCCCGCGCCCCTGTATGTCCCCCTCCCTCCTGGAAAAGGAACCGCACTCATGACCACCAACCCCCAAGCCGCCGCTCTCCTCTCCCGCTCCCACCGCCTCGGCTCCGACCCCCGTAACACCAACTACGCCGGCGGCAACGCCTCCGCGAAGGGCGTCGAAACCGATCCGGTGACCGGTGGTGACGTCGAGCTGATGTGGGTCAAGGGGTCGGGCGGTGATCTGGGCACCCTCACCGAATCCGGCCTGGCCGTACTGCGGCTGGACCGGCTGCGGGCGCTTGCCGATGTCTATCCCGGGGTCGAACGGGAGGACGAGATGGTCGCCGCGTTCGACTACTGCCTGCACGGCAGGGGCGGGGCGGCACCGTCCATCGACACCGCGATGCACGCGCTGGTGGACGCCCCGCACGTCGATCATCTGCATCCGGACTCCGGTATCGCGCTCGCCTGTGCGGCCGACGGGGAGAAGCTGACCGCCGAGTGTTTCGGGGACCGCGTGGTGTGGGTGCCGTGGCGGCGGCCCGGGTTCCAGCTGGGGCTCGACATCGCCGCGCTCAAGGCCGCCCACCCGCAGGCCGTCGGATGCGTCCTCGGCGGACACGGCATCACCGCCTGGGGCGACAGCTCCGAGGAGTGCGAGCGCAATTCGCTGCACATCATCCGCACGGCCGAGGAGTTCCTCGCCGAGCGCGGGAAGGCGGAGCCCTTCGGGCCCGCCATCGAGGGGTACGCGGCGCTGCCCGCGGCCGAGCGGCGGGAGCGGGCGGCGGCGCTCGCGCCGTACGTGCGCGCCCTCGCCTCCCGGGACAAGGCTCAGGTCGGGCACTTCGACGACTGCGACGTCGTCCTGGACTTCCTCGCCCGCGCCGGACATCCCCGGCTGGCCGCGCTCGGCACCTCCTGCCCCGATCACTTCCTGCGGACGAAGATACGGCCGCTGGTGCTCGACCTGCCCCCGGCCGCTCCCCTCGAGGACGCCGTCGCCCGGCTGAAGGAGCTGCACGCCGCGTACCGGGAGGAGTACGCCGCCTATTACGCGCGCCACGCCCGGCCCGGCTCCCCCGCGATGCGCGGTGCCGATCCGGCGATCGTGCTGATCCCCGGCGTGGGGATGTTCTCCTTCGGCAAGGACAAGCAGACCGCCCGGGTGGCCGGTGAGTTCTACGTCAACGCCATCAACGTGATGCGGGGCGCGGAGGCGGTTTCCACGTATGCGCCGATCGAGGA comes from Streptomyces sp. FXJ1.172 and encodes:
- a CDS encoding bifunctional rhamnulose-1-phosphate aldolase/short-chain dehydrogenase, yielding MTTNPQAAALLSRSHRLGSDPRNTNYAGGNASAKGVETDPVTGGDVELMWVKGSGGDLGTLTESGLAVLRLDRLRALADVYPGVEREDEMVAAFDYCLHGRGGAAPSIDTAMHALVDAPHVDHLHPDSGIALACAADGEKLTAECFGDRVVWVPWRRPGFQLGLDIAALKAAHPQAVGCVLGGHGITAWGDSSEECERNSLHIIRTAEEFLAERGKAEPFGPAIEGYAALPAAERRERAAALAPYVRALASRDKAQVGHFDDCDVVLDFLARAGHPRLAALGTSCPDHFLRTKIRPLVLDLPPAAPLEDAVARLKELHAAYREEYAAYYARHARPGSPAMRGADPAIVLIPGVGMFSFGKDKQTARVAGEFYVNAINVMRGAEAVSTYAPIEEAEKFRIEYWALEEAKLQRMPPPRPLATRVALVTGAGSGIGKAVAHRLAAEGACVVVADLDADRAAAVAEELGGSDKAVAVTVDVTDEEQIAAAFRAAVLAFGGVDLVVNNAGISISKPLLETSVRDWDLQHDIMARGSFLVSREAARVMIAQGLGGDIVCIASKNAVFAGPNNIAYSAAKADQAHQVRLLAAELGEHGIRVNGVNPDGVVRGSGIFAGGWGAQRAAVYGVPEEKLGEFYAQRTILKREVLPEHVAGAVFALTGGDLTHTTGLHIPVDAGVAAAFLR
- a CDS encoding ABC transporter permease, producing the protein MPESLTRAVRWDTVVGALLVVLLLLSSGCVDGFANALNLSFLIGNTLPIALIALPMTLLVVCGEIDLSVASTAGLSGAVMGKLWNEGMAIETIIPLCLLLGVVCGLVNGLLVTRLGLPSLAVTIGTLAAYRGVAQIVLGSDAVTDFPSQYLDFASGRLGNTFLPQAFWPFLVLFAVAVVVLHATPFGRSLFAVGANEEAARFAGIRVKRTKLILFVVTGFMSALTGVFWALHYASARYDNATGLELSVVAAVLLGGIDFDGGKGTLGGAIAGVFLLGALQNVMSLLNVSAQSQIVVTGVLLVVSVLGPRVARQISAVRARRTAASAPAS
- the rhaI gene encoding L-rhamnose isomerase, whose product is MTDLAAVKAALKTQAVETPSWAYGNSGTRFKVFAQAGVPRDPWEKLQDAAKVHEFTGVAPTVALHIPWDSVEGPDGYAELAKYAEERGLRLGAINSNTFQDDAYKLGSICHPDAAVRRKAVGHLLECVDIMDATGSRDLKLWFADGTNYPGQDDIRARQDRLAEGLAEVYERLGEGHRMLLEYKLFEPSFYTTDVPDWGTAYAHCLKLGDKARVVVDTGHHAPGTNIEFIVATLLREGKLGGFDFNSRFYADDDLMVGAADPFQLFRIMCEVLRGGGFPADVAFMLDQCHNIEAKIPAIIRSVMNVQEATGKALLVDWPALAEAQAAGDVLGANAVLMDAYGTDVRPLLREVREEMGLDPDPLAAYARSGWAERIVAERVGGQQAGWGA
- a CDS encoding ABC transporter permease; amino-acid sequence: MTVTTPDRTPVAEDRRSGGTRLVDRVFRMRELAILVVFLVMIALTQAGNSQFLSQQGIKDLLLNATILVLVATGQSLVVITRNVDLSVGSTLGITAFAAGTYLQGGGNAVVAILLAVLLGIGLGLLNGLLVSLGQVPALVVTLGTLYIIRGVDSIWVGSRQITAAGLPGGFVDFGSGGVLAIPWLAVIALVVLVATAYYLKHFGGGRELYALGSNPEAARLAGIPVRRRILAAYTFCGALAGLAGAMYLARFGNVDSGTGNGYELTVVSAVVVGGVVFTGGSGSVYGAALGALLLTSVNSVLPALGVSSVWVLAINGVLLLLAIAVDRIVAVRVAAALKKKPDRHKTALPKENAGA
- a CDS encoding sugar ABC transporter ATP-binding protein, coding for MTHPPDTGQAPVLALKGVSKSFGAVRALRDVSLELLPGEVHALAGENGAGKSTLIKTLAGVHRPDTGQVLLDGGPVVFHGPGDARDAGIAVIYQEPTLFPDLSIAENIYMGRQPRRALGRIDHKATRAATVALMKRLGVDLDPARPARGLSIADQQIVEIAKALSFDARVLIMDEPTAALTGSEVARLFGVVRTLSEQGAAVLFISHRLEEIFRICHRVTTLRDGARIAGELLEGMTEDDLVRRMVGRDLDELYPKQEVRPGQVALSVRRLTREGVFTDVSFEVRRGEIVGLAGLVGAGRSEVARAVFGVDRWDAGEVEIDGCRLTGGAPSTAMAAGLALVPEDRRAQGLVMDMSIERNIALTGLRTTVKAGLVDRGAERSRSLDWAVKLQVKYARIADAVATLSGGNQQKVVLAKWLSTGPKVLIVDEPTRGIDVGTKAEVHRLLSQLAADGVAVLMISSDLPEILGMADRVLVMHEGRITAEIPRAEATEETVMAAATGRAA